Proteins co-encoded in one Myxococcales bacterium genomic window:
- the lptG gene encoding LPS export ABC transporter permease LptG, translating to MSILTRYVSREFLKLFALCLTALILIYLVFDFIDRAGNFFRGDPSLLHVLLYYVYKIPTIVFQLVPVSVLLAVLLNLANMSRNSEITAMKAGGVSVPRLVAPLVLLSVLIAGGALAVNEFVVPAATTQMKYIQTVHIKGQDWRIKLRDKNLWYKSPGAIYHIRNFDPALGRLEGLQVFRFNDRFALTERLDAESAQWANGRWLAFNGIRRAFAAGALTAETPFAETGLELPETPDRLKVYKRDPEQMSFRELSGYVRELRTEGYDVRKYEVDLHGKISFALVTVIMALLGIPWAIKSGRQGGVAFGIGVAVIIGVAYWIVLGFSLALGRSGALPVIVSAWAPHLLFGAVGLVGILRVRS from the coding sequence ATGAGCATCCTGACGCGCTACGTTTCGCGGGAATTTCTCAAGCTCTTCGCCCTGTGCCTGACGGCGCTGATCCTGATCTACCTCGTGTTCGATTTCATCGACCGGGCGGGCAATTTCTTCCGCGGCGATCCCTCGCTGCTGCACGTCCTGCTGTATTACGTTTACAAGATCCCGACGATCGTCTTCCAATTGGTGCCGGTGTCGGTGCTGCTGGCGGTGTTGCTCAACCTGGCGAACATGTCGCGCAACAGCGAGATCACGGCGATGAAGGCGGGCGGCGTTTCGGTGCCGCGGCTGGTGGCGCCGCTGGTGCTGTTGTCGGTGCTGATCGCTGGCGGGGCGCTGGCCGTCAACGAGTTCGTCGTTCCGGCGGCGACCACGCAAATGAAGTACATCCAGACCGTGCACATCAAGGGGCAGGACTGGCGGATCAAGCTGCGCGACAAGAACCTGTGGTACAAGAGCCCCGGCGCCATCTACCACATCCGCAACTTCGACCCGGCGCTCGGCCGGCTGGAAGGCCTGCAGGTCTTTCGCTTCAACGATCGCTTCGCCCTGACCGAGCGCCTGGACGCCGAAAGCGCCCAATGGGCCAACGGCCGGTGGCTGGCGTTCAACGGCATCCGGCGCGCCTTCGCCGCCGGCGCGCTGACCGCGGAAACGCCATTCGCCGAAACCGGCCTGGAACTGCCCGAAACGCCCGATCGGCTCAAGGTCTACAAGCGCGATCCGGAGCAGATGAGCTTCCGCGAGCTGTCCGGCTACGTGCGCGAACTGCGGACGGAAGGGTACGACGTGCGCAAGTACGAGGTCGATCTGCACGGCAAGATCAGCTTCGCGCTGGTGACGGTCATCATGGCGCTGCTGGGCATTCCGTGGGCGATCAAAAGCGGGCGCCAGGGCGGCGTCGCGTTCGGCATCGGCGTGGCGGTGATCATCGGCGTGGCCTACTGGATCGTGTTGGGCTTTTCGCTGGCGCTGGGGCGGTCTGGCGCGTTGCCGGTGATCGTCTCGGCGTGGGCGCCGCACCTGTTGTTCGGCGCGGTCGGCCTGGTCGGCATCTTGCGGGTTCGTTCATAA
- the lptF gene encoding LPS export ABC transporter permease LptF, with product MKRTLFRYMLLEVLGPFAIGLVILTFVLLMFQLLKLTELIVSYGVGLGDVGRILVYIFPPFFTFTVPMSFLLAVLMAVSRLSSDSELTAMKAGGISLYQIYPPILLLSLVMTLATAGLALYADPWGKSSFKNLLLQLGKEKATIGIVEHVFNDSLDDMTLYVHHLVPEEDRLEGLFLADERQPGAPLFVIAEAGRILSGDDSAMQLEMTNGVMHRTDPADPTVYETVQFKKYRLRVDLTQTMKEGKLKRTYLEMGLGELRQYVETLRKQGDTYDMRRAWVEYHRRFAMPFACLAFGLIGLPLGVSPPRSGRSRGFSTSIVMLCVFYLLFRAGENLGWKGVLHPAAAMWLPIAILLAVGVYLLVKKAGERPVWLLDLVSESGRRAMQWLRRKAGFHDPEQPEGS from the coding sequence ATGAAGCGCACTCTCTTCCGGTACATGCTGCTCGAAGTGCTGGGGCCGTTCGCCATCGGGCTGGTCATCCTCACTTTCGTGCTGCTGATGTTTCAACTCCTCAAGCTGACGGAGCTGATCGTCTCCTACGGCGTCGGCCTGGGCGACGTCGGCCGGATCCTGGTGTACATCTTCCCGCCGTTTTTCACCTTCACCGTCCCGATGAGCTTTCTGCTCGCCGTGCTGATGGCGGTGAGCCGGCTTTCCTCCGACAGCGAACTGACCGCGATGAAAGCGGGCGGCATCAGCCTCTACCAGATCTACCCGCCGATCCTGCTGCTCAGCCTGGTTATGACCCTGGCCACGGCCGGCCTGGCCCTGTACGCCGACCCCTGGGGCAAAAGCAGCTTCAAGAATCTGCTGCTGCAACTTGGCAAGGAAAAGGCGACGATCGGCATCGTCGAGCACGTCTTCAACGATTCGCTCGACGACATGACCCTCTACGTGCACCACCTGGTGCCAGAGGAAGACCGGTTGGAAGGGCTGTTTCTCGCCGACGAGCGCCAGCCAGGCGCGCCGCTGTTCGTCATCGCCGAAGCGGGGCGGATCCTCTCGGGTGACGACAGCGCGATGCAACTGGAAATGACCAACGGCGTCATGCACCGCACCGATCCGGCCGATCCGACCGTCTACGAGACGGTGCAGTTCAAGAAATACCGCCTGCGCGTCGATCTGACCCAGACGATGAAGGAAGGCAAGCTCAAGCGCACTTACCTGGAAATGGGCTTGGGAGAACTGCGCCAGTACGTCGAAACATTGCGGAAGCAGGGCGATACCTACGACATGCGCCGCGCCTGGGTCGAGTACCACCGCCGGTTCGCCATGCCCTTCGCCTGCCTGGCCTTCGGCCTGATCGGCCTGCCGCTCGGCGTCAGCCCGCCGCGCAGCGGCCGCAGCCGCGGGTTCTCGACCAGTATCGTCATGCTCTGCGTTTTCTACCTGCTGTTCCGCGCCGGCGAAAACCTCGGCTGGAAGGGCGTGCTGCATCCGGCCGCGGCCATGTGGTTGCCGATCGCCATCCTGCTGGCCGTCGGCGTGTACCTGCTGGTGAAAAAAGCCGGCGAACGCCCCGTGTGGCTGCTCGACCTGGTTTCCGAATCCGGCCGACGGGCGATGCAATGGCTGCGGCGCAAGGCGGGATTCCACGACCCCGAACAACCGGAGGGGTCATGA
- the dnaB gene encoding replicative DNA helicase, translating into MAGPVKGSSDPNLERKTPPNSLEAEMAVLGGVLLRNDALDLVRDLLDPPDFYHPHHQRIFLASCAIYDRGESIDPVTLRNELKGRGWLDEVGGAAYLEKLLDEVHTTANIEQYARIVADKALLRRMLNASYEIQSMVHEGRADDGEALDVEQIIDRSQQRIFEVARETVRSPYESLGDVIFQSMKFVDERITSQGSLAGYSTGFADLDDKTNGFKPGELILLAARPAMGKTSLALNIGLNLAMQERLPVLMFSLEMNAVQIGLRLLSSFGQVSISRIFKGQLSDAEHKTLADACGYLNEVPFYLDDSGGINPNTIRAKARRLKADQGKLGLIIIDYIQMLQGVKQLESREREIAAISRSFKMIAKELECPVLALSQLNRALESRPDKRPRPSDLRESGSLEQDADLILFLYRDWIYKTDEEREEMLEPNKTELIIGKQRSGPTDTIFLTFRGELTRFDGYTTREY; encoded by the coding sequence ATGGCCGGGCCGGTCAAGGGTTCGTCCGATCCGAATCTCGAGCGCAAAACTCCGCCCAACAGCCTGGAAGCGGAGATGGCCGTGCTCGGCGGCGTCCTGCTGCGCAACGACGCGCTGGACCTGGTCCGCGACCTGCTGGACCCGCCGGACTTCTACCATCCCCACCACCAGCGCATCTTTCTCGCTTCCTGCGCGATTTACGACCGGGGCGAAAGCATCGACCCGGTCACCCTGCGCAACGAGCTCAAGGGCCGGGGCTGGCTCGACGAGGTCGGCGGCGCCGCCTACCTCGAAAAGCTGCTCGACGAGGTCCACACCACCGCCAACATCGAGCAGTACGCCCGGATCGTCGCCGACAAGGCGCTACTCCGGCGCATGCTCAACGCCTCCTACGAAATCCAAAGCATGGTCCACGAGGGCCGCGCCGACGACGGCGAGGCGCTCGATGTCGAGCAGATCATCGACCGCAGCCAGCAGCGGATTTTCGAGGTGGCGCGCGAAACCGTGCGCAGCCCTTACGAGAGCCTGGGCGACGTGATTTTCCAGTCGATGAAATTCGTCGACGAGCGGATCACCTCGCAGGGATCGCTCGCCGGCTATTCGACCGGCTTCGCCGACCTCGACGACAAGACCAACGGCTTCAAACCCGGCGAACTGATTCTGCTGGCCGCCCGGCCGGCGATGGGCAAGACCAGCCTGGCGCTGAACATCGGCCTCAACCTGGCGATGCAGGAACGCCTGCCGGTGCTGATGTTCTCGCTCGAAATGAACGCGGTGCAGATCGGCCTGCGCCTGCTGTCGAGCTTCGGCCAGGTTTCGATCAGCCGCATCTTCAAGGGCCAGTTGAGCGACGCCGAGCACAAAACGCTGGCGGACGCCTGCGGCTATCTGAACGAAGTGCCCTTCTATCTGGACGACAGCGGCGGCATCAATCCCAACACCATCCGCGCCAAGGCCCGCCGCCTGAAGGCCGACCAGGGGAAGCTCGGCCTGATCATCATCGACTACATCCAGATGCTGCAAGGCGTGAAACAGCTCGAAAGCCGCGAGCGCGAAATCGCCGCCATCAGCCGGTCATTCAAAATGATCGCCAAGGAACTCGAATGCCCAGTGCTAGCGCTGTCGCAACTCAACCGCGCCCTGGAAAGCCGGCCCGACAAACGGCCGCGCCCCTCGGACCTGCGCGAATCGGGCTCCCTCGAACAGGACGCCGATCTGATCCTCTTCCTCTACCGTGACTGGATTTACAAGACCGACGAGGAACGAGAGGAAATGCTCGAACCCAACAAGACCGAGCTGATCATCGGCAAGCAGCGCAGCGGCCCGACCGACACGATCTTCCTGACCTTCCGCGGCGAACTGACGCGGTTCGACGGCTACACGACCCGCGAATATTGA
- a CDS encoding 50S ribosomal protein L9: MKVILNADVPELGHIGDLVNVKPGYARNYLLPNKLALEATTRNVKQLEHDRQRVDAKRRKEKMAAEELAKKLEQAQVRIVAKVGEENKLYGSVTTTMIAEQLTAKGFDIDKRKIQLDEPIKSTGVFTVAIKIHADINANVKVWVTAEEEPAAQA, translated from the coding sequence ATGAAAGTGATTCTGAACGCGGATGTGCCGGAACTGGGACACATCGGGGACCTGGTCAACGTCAAGCCGGGTTACGCGCGCAACTACCTGTTGCCCAACAAGCTGGCCCTCGAGGCGACCACCCGCAACGTCAAGCAGCTCGAACACGACCGGCAACGCGTGGACGCGAAACGCCGCAAGGAAAAGATGGCGGCGGAAGAGCTGGCCAAAAAGCTGGAACAGGCGCAGGTGCGCATTGTCGCCAAGGTCGGCGAGGAAAACAAGTTGTACGGTTCGGTCACCACGACGATGATCGCCGAGCAGTTGACCGCCAAGGGCTTCGACATCGACAAGCGCAAGATTCAGCTTGACGAGCCGATCAAGAGCACCGGCGTCTTCACCGTGGCGATCAAGATTCACGCCGACATCAACGCCAACGTGAAGGTCTGGGTGACGGCCGAGGAAGAGCCGGCCGCGCAAGCATAG
- a CDS encoding DUF2232 domain-containing protein, whose product MAAALPSAEVIAYLVLNFVLAGLLVVPTIIVAGCARRGGRFGVGAAVLLGLAGGGLAWLAGPGDWRGGLAVALTAGGGFGGLGIALWHYGNQPLSIGRLFAGWTALFFVAAVGPYGLAQMSAGLSPVDIGEYWLRQIGQSFDQYLVLLSQQIGGEGLSNVQALRDQQGALVTMIFNLSPALIAWSCVTLVLLNLLLSRRLLPAVVGLELNRWRAPDAAIWLVLLPALGLVPYLLLPLLGRDAARFTATFYLSLNVVLIALAPYVMQGLGIMSFFMKRWRFPRFLRGLTYLFVLTQGLFALVPALGLMEFWTDWRGRAAAKPETDKNDKNTI is encoded by the coding sequence ATGGCCGCGGCTCTGCCGTCCGCCGAGGTAATCGCTTACCTCGTCCTGAATTTCGTCCTGGCCGGCCTGCTGGTCGTGCCGACGATCATCGTCGCCGGATGCGCCCGGCGGGGCGGACGGTTCGGAGTGGGCGCGGCGGTGCTGCTGGGCCTGGCCGGCGGCGGCCTGGCGTGGCTGGCCGGCCCCGGCGATTGGCGGGGCGGTTTGGCGGTCGCGCTGACGGCCGGCGGCGGCTTCGGCGGTTTGGGAATCGCTCTTTGGCATTATGGCAATCAACCCCTGTCGATCGGCCGGCTGTTCGCCGGTTGGACGGCGCTGTTTTTCGTCGCCGCGGTCGGGCCTTACGGGCTGGCTCAAATGTCGGCCGGCCTGAGCCCGGTGGACATCGGCGAGTACTGGCTCCGGCAAATCGGCCAATCGTTCGACCAATACCTGGTTCTGCTTTCCCAGCAGATCGGCGGCGAAGGATTGAGCAACGTCCAAGCCCTGCGCGACCAGCAGGGCGCCCTGGTGACGATGATCTTCAACCTGTCCCCCGCGCTGATCGCCTGGAGTTGCGTGACGCTGGTGCTGCTCAACCTGCTGCTCAGTCGGCGGTTGCTGCCGGCGGTGGTCGGGCTGGAATTGAACCGATGGCGCGCGCCGGACGCGGCGATCTGGCTGGTGCTGTTGCCGGCGCTGGGCTTGGTGCCGTACCTGCTCCTGCCGTTGTTGGGGCGCGACGCGGCGCGTTTCACCGCGACGTTCTACCTCAGTTTGAACGTCGTGCTGATCGCCCTGGCGCCGTACGTGATGCAGGGCCTGGGCATCATGTCCTTTTTCATGAAGCGCTGGCGGTTTCCGCGGTTCTTGCGCGGGCTGACCTACTTGTTCGTGCTGACGCAAGGCCTGTTCGCCCTGGTGCCCGCCTTGGGGTTGATGGAATTCTGGACCGATTGGCGCGGCAGGGCGGCCGCCAAACCGGAAACGGATAAAAACGACAAAAACACGATTTGA
- a CDS encoding 30S ribosomal protein S18 encodes MLRTRKKSFGRRRVCPFCADATIEIDYKDTKLLSRFITERGKIIPRRITGVCAKHQRKLTLEIKRSRHIALMPYSSSTV; translated from the coding sequence ATGTTGCGGACTCGCAAAAAGAGCTTTGGCCGGCGGCGGGTGTGCCCGTTCTGCGCCGATGCCACGATCGAAATCGATTACAAGGACACCAAGCTGTTGTCGCGGTTCATCACCGAGCGGGGCAAGATCATTCCGCGCCGCATCACCGGGGTGTGCGCCAAACACCAGCGCAAACTGACCTTGGAAATCAAGCGCAGCCGCCACATCGCGTTGATGCCGTATTCCAGCTCGACCGTTTGA
- the ssb gene encoding single-stranded DNA-binding protein: MSNFNRVILLGRLTRDPELRYTGGGTAVCTLSVAVNRRVKKGDNWEDEASFFDVVTFGKTAENSAQYLAKGRQLLVEGELVQRRWESQEGQKRSKVEIQATNIQFIGSGGGRGESGAEASERGGDAPPPLGDDEIPF; the protein is encoded by the coding sequence TTGTCGAACTTCAATCGCGTGATCTTGCTGGGTCGTCTAACGCGCGATCCCGAATTGCGCTATACCGGCGGCGGTACGGCCGTCTGCACGCTCTCGGTGGCGGTCAACCGCCGCGTCAAGAAGGGCGATAACTGGGAAGACGAAGCCAGCTTTTTCGACGTCGTGACCTTCGGGAAAACGGCGGAAAACTCGGCCCAATATCTCGCCAAGGGACGGCAGTTGTTGGTCGAGGGTGAACTGGTGCAACGTCGCTGGGAAAGCCAGGAAGGCCAGAAACGCAGCAAGGTGGAAATTCAAGCCACCAACATCCAGTTCATCGGATCCGGCGGCGGCCGCGGCGAAAGCGGCGCCGAGGCGAGCGAACGCGGCGGCGACGCGCCACCGCCGCTCGGCGACGACGAGATTCCGTTCTAA
- the rpsF gene encoding 30S ribosomal protein S6: MLRKYEILYILKHDSPPEKTEAAKAKFRDIINNGGGLLVKEDVWGKKKLAFDVKKYSKGIFVLLVFLADPTLIAEIERNLKIHGEVLRYLTVKLTDKIDLEAEKAEKERWEAELGRRAQEQANMPKEEDAEEEEEKSARRAGDEDEEEDIEGEISDESDDANADEDQEN, translated from the coding sequence ATGTTACGGAAGTACGAGATACTCTACATCCTTAAGCACGACAGTCCCCCGGAAAAAACCGAAGCCGCCAAAGCCAAGTTTCGCGACATCATCAACAACGGCGGCGGCCTGTTGGTGAAGGAAGACGTGTGGGGCAAGAAAAAGCTCGCCTTTGACGTGAAAAAATACTCCAAGGGCATCTTTGTCCTGCTGGTCTTCCTGGCCGATCCGACCCTGATCGCGGAAATCGAGCGCAACCTGAAGATTCACGGCGAAGTGCTGCGCTACCTCACCGTCAAGCTGACCGACAAGATCGACCTCGAAGCCGAAAAGGCCGAGAAAGAGCGTTGGGAAGCCGAACTCGGCCGTCGCGCCCAGGAACAGGCGAATATGCCGAAGGAAGAGGACGCGGAAGAGGAAGAGGAAAAGTCGGCCCGCCGCGCAGGCGATGAAGACGAGGAAGAGGACATCGAAGGCGAAATCTCCGACGAATCCGACGACGCGAACGCCGACGAGGACCAGGAAAATTAA
- a CDS encoding aminoacyl-tRNA hydrolase, protein MKLVCGLGNPGARYANTRHNVGFLIGDQVAARLGSSFDRNRFRSLAASARCGRETVLLLKPQTYMNRSGEAIGPAMHFFQLAADELLVVHDDADLPPGAIRLKVGGGTAGHKGLISIQENLGSADFCRLRYGVGRAADPRIDLADFVLEELSVADRRFHEERFALAADAVLKWLTDGVAAAMNQFNGLA, encoded by the coding sequence ATGAAGCTCGTCTGCGGTTTGGGCAACCCGGGGGCGCGTTACGCCAACACCCGTCACAACGTCGGGTTTCTCATCGGCGATCAGGTGGCGGCGCGCCTTGGTTCCTCTTTCGACCGCAATCGGTTCCGGTCGCTGGCGGCCTCGGCCCGTTGCGGCAGGGAAACCGTCCTGTTGCTCAAACCGCAGACGTATATGAATCGTTCGGGCGAAGCGATCGGCCCGGCGATGCATTTTTTCCAGCTCGCGGCCGACGAGCTGTTGGTCGTTCATGACGACGCCGATCTGCCCCCCGGCGCCATTCGCCTCAAGGTGGGCGGCGGCACCGCCGGCCACAAGGGTTTGATCTCCATTCAAGAGAATCTGGGCAGCGCCGATTTCTGCCGGCTGCGCTACGGCGTCGGCCGCGCCGCCGACCCACGGATCGATCTCGCCGATTTCGTGCTGGAAGAGTTGTCCGTCGCCGATCGCCGGTTCCACGAGGAACGATTCGCCCTCGCCGCCGACGCCGTGCTGAAATGGTTGACTGACGGAGTTGCCGCGGCCATGAACCAATTCAACGGTCTGGCTTGA
- a CDS encoding 50S ribosomal protein L25 has protein sequence MSEVTWKVTVRKSKGKGGARKLRCAGNLPAVAYGRDVPATPIAVSEEVVDQFLHQPNWNQNLVKLEADDPALFVDKYFMIREIQRHHIDYHPLSLDLVAVRLDQKIKIEVPLEVKGAAEIKKLGGILEIQHRTLAIKCFVTKIPSKIEVDATALQIGHTMHLKDITLPEGVETDLAPDYPICSAIIPREVSTEPAAAAATAEGAAAEGAAAAAPAAGDKEKKEGQDKGK, from the coding sequence ATGAGTGAAGTGACCTGGAAAGTGACCGTACGTAAAAGCAAGGGTAAGGGCGGCGCCCGCAAACTGCGCTGCGCCGGCAACCTTCCCGCCGTGGCCTACGGCCGCGACGTGCCCGCCACCCCCATCGCCGTCAGCGAGGAAGTGGTGGATCAATTTCTGCACCAGCCGAACTGGAATCAAAATCTGGTCAAGTTGGAAGCCGACGACCCGGCCCTGTTCGTCGACAAGTACTTCATGATCCGCGAGATTCAGCGCCATCACATCGATTATCATCCGCTGAGCCTGGATCTGGTCGCCGTTCGGTTGGACCAGAAAATCAAAATCGAAGTGCCGTTGGAAGTCAAAGGCGCCGCGGAAATCAAGAAACTGGGCGGCATCCTGGAAATCCAGCACCGCACGCTGGCCATCAAGTGCTTCGTCACCAAGATCCCGTCGAAAATCGAGGTCGACGCGACGGCGCTGCAAATCGGCCACACGATGCATTTGAAAGACATCACCCTGCCGGAAGGCGTCGAAACCGATCTGGCTCCCGATTATCCGATCTGCTCGGCCATCATTCCGCGCGAAGTGTCGACCGAGCCCGCGGCCGCCGCCGCGACCGCTGAAGGCGCCGCCGCCGAAGGCGCCGCCGCCGCTGCTCCCGCCGCCGGCGACAAGGAAAAGAAGGAAGGCCAGGACAAAGGCAAGTAA
- a CDS encoding ribose-phosphate pyrophosphokinase → MTPQTIPDLDDIKIFTGNAHPALAEKIAGQLGLSLAKSSVRSFADGEIEVKLGESVRGKDVYIVQSTSPDVNRNLMELLIMIDTARRASADRISAVIPYYGYARQDRKVAPRAPITAKLVANLITTAGADRVITVDLHAGQIQGFFDVPVDNLYAAQVLVDAFWQCRECSLDEIVVVSPDAGGVRRARYLAHLLGRHIGGEASLAIIDKRRSGPGKVAEVNLVGSVNGKTAIMVDDIVDSAGTMSVAADKLRDEGAVGVYACITHPILSPPAIQNLGKKCTIDPTIDRLDGLIVTDTVPLRPDAQECGKIKVASVSHLLAEAIANIHGRGSVSSLFPDVEAYN, encoded by the coding sequence ATGACGCCGCAAACGATTCCCGATCTGGATGACATTAAAATTTTCACCGGCAACGCGCATCCCGCGCTGGCGGAAAAAATCGCCGGGCAGTTGGGCCTGAGCCTCGCGAAAAGCTCGGTCCGCAGCTTCGCCGACGGCGAAATCGAGGTGAAGCTCGGCGAAAGCGTCCGCGGCAAGGACGTGTACATCGTGCAGTCGACCAGCCCCGACGTGAACCGCAACCTGATGGAACTGCTGATCATGATCGATACGGCCCGCCGGGCCAGCGCCGACCGCATTTCCGCCGTCATCCCCTATTACGGATACGCGCGGCAGGATCGCAAGGTCGCGCCCCGCGCGCCGATCACCGCCAAGCTGGTCGCCAACCTGATCACCACCGCAGGCGCCGATCGCGTGATCACCGTCGATCTGCACGCCGGCCAGATTCAGGGTTTCTTCGACGTGCCCGTCGACAATCTCTACGCCGCGCAGGTTCTGGTCGACGCTTTCTGGCAATGCCGCGAATGCTCGCTCGACGAAATCGTCGTGGTCAGCCCCGACGCCGGCGGCGTGCGCCGCGCCCGTTACCTGGCCCACTTGCTCGGCCGGCACATCGGCGGCGAGGCGAGCCTGGCGATCATCGACAAGCGGCGCTCGGGCCCCGGCAAGGTGGCCGAAGTCAACCTGGTCGGCTCGGTGAACGGCAAAACGGCCATCATGGTCGACGACATCGTCGATTCGGCCGGCACGATGTCGGTCGCGGCGGACAAATTGCGCGACGAGGGCGCGGTCGGCGTTTACGCCTGCATCACGCACCCGATTCTCAGCCCGCCGGCGATTCAGAACCTGGGCAAGAAATGCACGATCGATCCGACCATCGACCGGCTGGACGGGTTGATCGTCACCGATACCGTGCCGCTGCGCCCGGACGCGCAGGAATGCGGCAAGATCAAAGTGGCGTCGGTCAGCCATCTGCTGGCCGAGGCGATCGCCAACATCCACGGTCGCGGCAGTGTTTCGAGCCTCTTCCCCGACGTGGAAGCTTATAACTAG
- the spoVG gene encoding septation regulator SpoVG → MLVTNVRIFPREEERLKAFATVTFDNCFIVRDMKVIFGNKGLFVAMPSKKKRDGTFGEVAHPLNAETRAMIETAVLDEYYRAIKEGTPVSTEEDE, encoded by the coding sequence ATGCTAGTCACCAATGTCCGGATCTTCCCCCGCGAAGAAGAAAGGCTCAAAGCCTTTGCGACGGTTACCTTCGACAACTGCTTCATCGTTCGCGACATGAAGGTAATCTTCGGCAACAAGGGTCTGTTCGTAGCGATGCCGAGCAAGAAAAAGCGGGACGGCACCTTTGGCGAAGTGGCGCATCCGCTGAACGCGGAGACGCGGGCCATGATCGAAACCGCGGTCTTGGACGAGTACTATCGCGCCATCAAAGAAGGCACGCCCGTTTCGACCGAAGAAGACGAATAA
- a CDS encoding 4-(cytidine 5'-diphospho)-2-C-methyl-D-erythritol kinase, translated as MIQLAPAKINLRLEIIGRRPDGYHLLQSVMVPISLYDELTFSPAATGVQFTCSDPGLPTGDDNLVVRAAKAILSAASCSRGVKIHLDKNIPSAAGLGGGSSDAATTLMSVRDLFSLAISDERLHDLAAGLGADVPFFLYRSACLVEGIGEKVSKYTVASGLPVALIKPAEGLSTPRVYQALNWPLTHHRKAHNLPASLGDLHTVCAWLRNDLEAPAEALLPRIADGKKLLRDQGATGVQMSGSGPTIFGIFNRQEEAVQACDDAKRQGWWAFACSTR; from the coding sequence ATGATCCAGCTTGCTCCAGCTAAGATTAACCTGCGTCTTGAGATCATCGGAAGGCGTCCGGACGGTTATCATTTACTTCAATCCGTGATGGTCCCGATCAGTCTGTACGATGAACTGACTTTTTCTCCGGCGGCAACCGGGGTGCAATTTACCTGTTCCGATCCGGGGCTGCCGACCGGCGACGACAATCTGGTCGTGCGCGCCGCCAAAGCCATACTGAGCGCCGCCTCATGCTCGCGCGGCGTCAAAATCCACCTCGACAAGAACATCCCGAGCGCCGCTGGCCTGGGCGGCGGTTCCTCGGATGCCGCGACGACCTTGATGAGTGTGCGCGACTTGTTTTCCCTGGCGATCAGCGATGAACGTCTGCATGATTTGGCGGCCGGCCTCGGCGCCGATGTGCCTTTTTTTCTTTATCGTTCCGCTTGCCTCGTGGAAGGCATCGGCGAAAAGGTTTCGAAATATACGGTAGCGTCGGGCTTGCCCGTGGCGCTGATCAAGCCGGCCGAAGGCTTGTCGACGCCGCGAGTCTATCAAGCCCTCAACTGGCCCTTGACACACCATAGAAAGGCCCATAATCTACCCGCCTCTTTGGGAGACCTGCACACCGTTTGTGCATGGTTGCGCAACGACCTGGAAGCCCCGGCGGAAGCGCTTTTGCCGCGGATCGCCGACGGTAAAAAGTTGTTGCGCGACCAGGGCGCGACCGGCGTGCAGATGTCCGGCAGCGGACCGACGATCTTTGGCATTTTCAACCGGCAGGAGGAAGCGGTCCAGGCCTGTGATGATGCCAAGAGGCAGGGTTGGTGGGCGTTTGCGTGCTCCACTCGGTGA